One window of the Takifugu rubripes chromosome 13, fTakRub1.2, whole genome shotgun sequence genome contains the following:
- the cbfa2t3 gene encoding protein CBFA2T3 isoform X3: protein MSCEVYPEHQRKADLRAETSPASAFAPHVPTVTLISHRNPRDKRGAHQLQLGRFDSSLVNRSHYRYSEGSRVQTVGTMPDSPADVKTQPRSTPPAMPPPPPAVSQATNRNASFTPTTSKSMLNGSSHSPTSLNGAPSTPNGFSNGPAMSSTASLSNQQLPPACGARQLCKLKRFLTTLQQFGNDISPEIGERVRSLVLGLVNSTLTIEDFHSKLHEATNFPLRPFVIPFLKANLPLLQRELLHCARLAKQTPAQYLAQHEQLLLDANASSPLDSSEIMLEMNEHGKRRTPDRTKDSSERDGLHPEHLAKRPCTISPSQRFSPSTGLPAHPPPNGLPTHPPNGLSHPPNPQMGPQHYRLEDMALAHQYRDAYRHSERDRHRQTAVHGARQEEVIDHRLTDREWAEEWKHLDNLLNCIMDMVEKTRRSLTVLRRCQEADREEMNHWIRRYSDVEEMKKGGSNGLHCLPPSPLPPPSTHHSSSSNTANSSESLPVGTPSAAERQTGRQTEIHRDFLHRPPSGYLPEEIWRKAGTTSIPLSPALKHLQNRQEEAVNEVKRQAMSELQKAVSDAERKAHEMISAERSKMERALAEAKRQASEDALTIINQQEDSSESCWNCGRKASETCSGCNTARYCGSFCQHKDWEKHHHVCGQGLQGLPGGGGVPLGTPSSSSSSSSLASSGAPPTHSESTPPGPLSLAVQSSITGGAGGGSASVSASPKESSSSSASRSTTPATPALLDATSR from the exons GTAGCAGAGTGCAAACAGTTGGCACAATGCCAGATTCACCTGCGGATGTGAAAACCCAGCCCAGGTCCACCCCACCCGCcatgcctcctccacctccagctgtcaGCCAAGCAACAAATCGCAATGCTTCATTTACCCCAACTACCAGTAAATCAA TGCTGAATGGGAGCAGTCACTCTCCTACATCGCTTAATGGTGCTCCATCCACTCCTAACGGCTTCAGTAATGGGCCGGCCATGTCCTCAACTGCCTCCCTTTCCAACCAGCAGCTCCCGCCAGCTTGCGGTGCCCGGCAGCTCTGCAAGTTGAAGCGCTTTCTGACCACACTGCAGCAGTTTGGCAACGACATATCGCCTGAGATCGGAGAGAGAGTGCGCAGCCTCGTGCTGGGGCTGGTG AACTCCACTCTCACCATCGAAGATTTTCACTCGAAACTCCACGAGGCCACCAACTTCCCTCTGAGACCATTCGTCATTCCCTTCCTGAAG GCAAACCTCCCCCTGCTGCAGAGAGAGCTGCTCCACTGCGCCCGGTTGGCCAAGCAGACTCCAGCTCAGTATCTGGCCCAGCAtgagcagcttctcctggaCGCCAATGCCAGCTCACCGCTTGACTCCTCTGAGATTATGTTGGAGATGAATGAGCACGGCAAGAGGAGGACCCCTGACAG GACCAAAGACAGCTCAGAGAGAGACGGATTGCACCCGGAGCACCTAGCTAAGAGGCCCTGCACCATCAGCCCCAGCCAGCGTTTTAGCCCCAGCACGGGTCTTCCTGCTCACCCGCCTCCCAACGGCCTCCCCACACACCCTCCGAATGGACTGTCCCACCCTCCCAACCCTCAGATGGGACCTCAGCACTACCGCTTAGAAGACATGGCCCTTGCACACCAGTACAGAGACGCCTACAGACACAGTGAACGAGACAGACACCGGCAGACAG CAGTGCATGGAGCCCGCCAAGAGGAGGTGATTGACCACCGTCTCACGGATCGAGAGTGGGCAGAGGAATGGAAGCACCTTGATAAT CTCTTGAACTGCATCATGGACATGGTAGAGAAGACGCGCCGCTCTCTGACAGTGCTGCGCCGCTGCCAGGAGGCCGACCGGGAGGAAATGAACCACTGGATCCGACGCTACAGCGACGTGGAAGAGATGAAAAAAGGTGGGAGCAACGGACTGCActgccttcctccttctcctcttcctcctccctctacTCACCACAGCTCCTCTTCCAACACAGCTAACAGCAGCGAGTCACTGCCCGTAGGAACGCCCTCGGCTGCCgaaaggcagacaggcagacagacag AGATCCACAGAGACTTCCTACACAGGCCTCCTTCGGGATACCTGCCAGAGGAAATCTGGAGGAAAGCTG GTACCACAAGCATCCCGCTCTCCCCAGCATTAAAGCACCTTCAAAACAGGCAGG AGGAGGCGGTGAACGAGGTTAAGCGGCAGGCGATGTCGGAGCTACAGAAAGCCGTCTCGGACGCTGAGAGGAAGGCTCACGAGATGATCTCGGCAGAGCGCTCAAAAATGGAACGGGCCCTGGCCGAGGCGAAGAGGCAAGCCTCGGAGGATGCACTTACAATCATCAACCAGCAGGAGGACTCCAGCGAA AGCTGCTGGAACTGCGGGAGGAAAGCCAGTGAGACGTGCAGCGGCTGCAACACAGCTCGTTACTGCGGCTCCTTCTGCCAGCACAAAGACTGGGAGAAGCACCACCACGTCTGCGGTCAGGGCCTGCAGGGGCTGCCGGGGGGCGGCGGCGTCCCCCTGggcaccccctcctcctcgtcctcctcaagCTCCCTGGCATCTTCCGGCGCGCCCCCCACTCACTCAGAGAGCACCCCTCCGGGACCCTTGTCCCTGGCAGTCCAGAGCAGCATCACGGGAGGGGCTGGCGGCGGCAGCGCCAGCGTCTCTGCCAGCCCGAAGGAGAGCAGTTCCAGCAGTGCCTCTCGCTCCACAACCCCAGCCACCCCCGCCCTACTGGACGCCACCTCACGCTGA
- the cbfa2t3 gene encoding protein CBFA2T3 isoform X1, translating to MSCEVYPEHQRKADLRAETSPASAFAPHVPTVTLISHRNPRDKRGAHQLQLGRFDSSLVNRSHYRYSEGSRVQTVGTMPDSPADVKTQPRSTPPAMPPPPPAVSQATNRNASFTPTTSKSMLNGSSHSPTSLNGAPSTPNGFSNGPAMSSTASLSNQQLPPACGARQLCKLKRFLTTLQQFGNDISPEIGERVRSLVLGLVNSTLTIEDFHSKLHEATNFPLRPFVIPFLKANLPLLQRELLHCARLAKQTPAQYLAQHEQLLLDANASSPLDSSEIMLEMNEHGKRRTPDRTKDSSERDGLHPEHLAKRPCTISPSQRFSPSTGLPAHPPPNGLPTHPPNGLSHPPNPQMGPQHYRLEDMALAHQYRDAYRHSERDRHRQTAVHGARQEEVIDHRLTDREWAEEWKHLDNLLNCIMDMVEKTRRSLTVLRRCQEADREEMNHWIRRYSDVEEMKKGGSNGLHCLPPSPLPPPSTHHSSSSNTANSSESLPVGTPSAAERQTGRQTEIHRDFLHRPPSGYLPEEIWRKAGTTSIPLSPALKHLQNRQEEAVNEVKRQAMSELQKAVSDAERKAHEMISAERSKMERALAEAKRQASEDALTIINQQEDSSESHQSCWNCGRKASETCSGCNTARYCGSFCQHKDWEKHHHVCGQGLQGLPGGGGVPLGTPSSSSSSSSLASSGAPPTHSESTPPGPLSLAVQSSITGGAGGGSASVSASPKESSSSSASRSTTPATPALLDATSR from the exons GTAGCAGAGTGCAAACAGTTGGCACAATGCCAGATTCACCTGCGGATGTGAAAACCCAGCCCAGGTCCACCCCACCCGCcatgcctcctccacctccagctgtcaGCCAAGCAACAAATCGCAATGCTTCATTTACCCCAACTACCAGTAAATCAA TGCTGAATGGGAGCAGTCACTCTCCTACATCGCTTAATGGTGCTCCATCCACTCCTAACGGCTTCAGTAATGGGCCGGCCATGTCCTCAACTGCCTCCCTTTCCAACCAGCAGCTCCCGCCAGCTTGCGGTGCCCGGCAGCTCTGCAAGTTGAAGCGCTTTCTGACCACACTGCAGCAGTTTGGCAACGACATATCGCCTGAGATCGGAGAGAGAGTGCGCAGCCTCGTGCTGGGGCTGGTG AACTCCACTCTCACCATCGAAGATTTTCACTCGAAACTCCACGAGGCCACCAACTTCCCTCTGAGACCATTCGTCATTCCCTTCCTGAAG GCAAACCTCCCCCTGCTGCAGAGAGAGCTGCTCCACTGCGCCCGGTTGGCCAAGCAGACTCCAGCTCAGTATCTGGCCCAGCAtgagcagcttctcctggaCGCCAATGCCAGCTCACCGCTTGACTCCTCTGAGATTATGTTGGAGATGAATGAGCACGGCAAGAGGAGGACCCCTGACAG GACCAAAGACAGCTCAGAGAGAGACGGATTGCACCCGGAGCACCTAGCTAAGAGGCCCTGCACCATCAGCCCCAGCCAGCGTTTTAGCCCCAGCACGGGTCTTCCTGCTCACCCGCCTCCCAACGGCCTCCCCACACACCCTCCGAATGGACTGTCCCACCCTCCCAACCCTCAGATGGGACCTCAGCACTACCGCTTAGAAGACATGGCCCTTGCACACCAGTACAGAGACGCCTACAGACACAGTGAACGAGACAGACACCGGCAGACAG CAGTGCATGGAGCCCGCCAAGAGGAGGTGATTGACCACCGTCTCACGGATCGAGAGTGGGCAGAGGAATGGAAGCACCTTGATAAT CTCTTGAACTGCATCATGGACATGGTAGAGAAGACGCGCCGCTCTCTGACAGTGCTGCGCCGCTGCCAGGAGGCCGACCGGGAGGAAATGAACCACTGGATCCGACGCTACAGCGACGTGGAAGAGATGAAAAAAGGTGGGAGCAACGGACTGCActgccttcctccttctcctcttcctcctccctctacTCACCACAGCTCCTCTTCCAACACAGCTAACAGCAGCGAGTCACTGCCCGTAGGAACGCCCTCGGCTGCCgaaaggcagacaggcagacagacag AGATCCACAGAGACTTCCTACACAGGCCTCCTTCGGGATACCTGCCAGAGGAAATCTGGAGGAAAGCTG GTACCACAAGCATCCCGCTCTCCCCAGCATTAAAGCACCTTCAAAACAGGCAGG AGGAGGCGGTGAACGAGGTTAAGCGGCAGGCGATGTCGGAGCTACAGAAAGCCGTCTCGGACGCTGAGAGGAAGGCTCACGAGATGATCTCGGCAGAGCGCTCAAAAATGGAACGGGCCCTGGCCGAGGCGAAGAGGCAAGCCTCGGAGGATGCACTTACAATCATCAACCAGCAGGAGGACTCCAGCGAA TCTCACCAGAGCTGCTGGAACTGCGGGAGGAAAGCCAGTGAGACGTGCAGCGGCTGCAACACAGCTCGTTACTGCGGCTCCTTCTGCCAGCACAAAGACTGGGAGAAGCACCACCACGTCTGCGGTCAGGGCCTGCAGGGGCTGCCGGGGGGCGGCGGCGTCCCCCTGggcaccccctcctcctcgtcctcctcaagCTCCCTGGCATCTTCCGGCGCGCCCCCCACTCACTCAGAGAGCACCCCTCCGGGACCCTTGTCCCTGGCAGTCCAGAGCAGCATCACGGGAGGGGCTGGCGGCGGCAGCGCCAGCGTCTCTGCCAGCCCGAAGGAGAGCAGTTCCAGCAGTGCCTCTCGCTCCACAACCCCAGCCACCCCCGCCCTACTGGACGCCACCTCACGCTGA
- the cbfa2t3 gene encoding protein CBFA2T3 isoform X6: MSCEVYPEHQRKADLRAETSPASAFAPHVPTVTLISHRNPRDKRGAHQLQLGRFDSSLVNRSHYRYSEGSRVQTVGTMPDSPADVKTQPRSTPPAMPPPPPAVSQATNRNASFTPTTSKSMLNGSSHSPTSLNGAPSTPNGFSNGPAMSSTASLSNQQLPPACGARQLCKLKRFLTTLQQFGNDISPEIGERVRSLVLGLVNSTLTIEDFHSKLHEATNFPLRPFVIPFLKANLPLLQRELLHCARLAKQTPAQYLAQHEQLLLDANASSPLDSSEIMLEMNEHGKRRTPDRTKDSSERDGLHPEHLAKRPCTISPSQRFSPSTGLPAHPPPNGLPTHPPNGLSHPPNPQMGPQHYRLEDMALAHQYRDAYRHSERDRHRQTAVHGARQEEVIDHRLTDREWAEEWKHLDNLLNCIMDMVEKTRRSLTVLRRCQEADREEMNHWIRRYSDVEEMKKANSSESLPVGTPSAAERQTGRQTEIHRDFLHRPPSGYLPEEIWRKAGTTSIPLSPALKHLQNRQEEAVNEVKRQAMSELQKAVSDAERKAHEMISAERSKMERALAEAKRQASEDALTIINQQEDSSESHQSCWNCGRKASETCSGCNTARYCGSFCQHKDWEKHHHVCGQGLQGLPGGGGVPLGTPSSSSSSSSLASSGAPPTHSESTPPGPLSLAVQSSITGGAGGGSASVSASPKESSSSSASRSTTPATPALLDATSR; the protein is encoded by the exons GTAGCAGAGTGCAAACAGTTGGCACAATGCCAGATTCACCTGCGGATGTGAAAACCCAGCCCAGGTCCACCCCACCCGCcatgcctcctccacctccagctgtcaGCCAAGCAACAAATCGCAATGCTTCATTTACCCCAACTACCAGTAAATCAA TGCTGAATGGGAGCAGTCACTCTCCTACATCGCTTAATGGTGCTCCATCCACTCCTAACGGCTTCAGTAATGGGCCGGCCATGTCCTCAACTGCCTCCCTTTCCAACCAGCAGCTCCCGCCAGCTTGCGGTGCCCGGCAGCTCTGCAAGTTGAAGCGCTTTCTGACCACACTGCAGCAGTTTGGCAACGACATATCGCCTGAGATCGGAGAGAGAGTGCGCAGCCTCGTGCTGGGGCTGGTG AACTCCACTCTCACCATCGAAGATTTTCACTCGAAACTCCACGAGGCCACCAACTTCCCTCTGAGACCATTCGTCATTCCCTTCCTGAAG GCAAACCTCCCCCTGCTGCAGAGAGAGCTGCTCCACTGCGCCCGGTTGGCCAAGCAGACTCCAGCTCAGTATCTGGCCCAGCAtgagcagcttctcctggaCGCCAATGCCAGCTCACCGCTTGACTCCTCTGAGATTATGTTGGAGATGAATGAGCACGGCAAGAGGAGGACCCCTGACAG GACCAAAGACAGCTCAGAGAGAGACGGATTGCACCCGGAGCACCTAGCTAAGAGGCCCTGCACCATCAGCCCCAGCCAGCGTTTTAGCCCCAGCACGGGTCTTCCTGCTCACCCGCCTCCCAACGGCCTCCCCACACACCCTCCGAATGGACTGTCCCACCCTCCCAACCCTCAGATGGGACCTCAGCACTACCGCTTAGAAGACATGGCCCTTGCACACCAGTACAGAGACGCCTACAGACACAGTGAACGAGACAGACACCGGCAGACAG CAGTGCATGGAGCCCGCCAAGAGGAGGTGATTGACCACCGTCTCACGGATCGAGAGTGGGCAGAGGAATGGAAGCACCTTGATAAT CTCTTGAACTGCATCATGGACATGGTAGAGAAGACGCGCCGCTCTCTGACAGTGCTGCGCCGCTGCCAGGAGGCCGACCGGGAGGAAATGAACCACTGGATCCGACGCTACAGCGACGTGGAAGAGATGAAAAAAG CTAACAGCAGCGAGTCACTGCCCGTAGGAACGCCCTCGGCTGCCgaaaggcagacaggcagacagacag AGATCCACAGAGACTTCCTACACAGGCCTCCTTCGGGATACCTGCCAGAGGAAATCTGGAGGAAAGCTG GTACCACAAGCATCCCGCTCTCCCCAGCATTAAAGCACCTTCAAAACAGGCAGG AGGAGGCGGTGAACGAGGTTAAGCGGCAGGCGATGTCGGAGCTACAGAAAGCCGTCTCGGACGCTGAGAGGAAGGCTCACGAGATGATCTCGGCAGAGCGCTCAAAAATGGAACGGGCCCTGGCCGAGGCGAAGAGGCAAGCCTCGGAGGATGCACTTACAATCATCAACCAGCAGGAGGACTCCAGCGAA TCTCACCAGAGCTGCTGGAACTGCGGGAGGAAAGCCAGTGAGACGTGCAGCGGCTGCAACACAGCTCGTTACTGCGGCTCCTTCTGCCAGCACAAAGACTGGGAGAAGCACCACCACGTCTGCGGTCAGGGCCTGCAGGGGCTGCCGGGGGGCGGCGGCGTCCCCCTGggcaccccctcctcctcgtcctcctcaagCTCCCTGGCATCTTCCGGCGCGCCCCCCACTCACTCAGAGAGCACCCCTCCGGGACCCTTGTCCCTGGCAGTCCAGAGCAGCATCACGGGAGGGGCTGGCGGCGGCAGCGCCAGCGTCTCTGCCAGCCCGAAGGAGAGCAGTTCCAGCAGTGCCTCTCGCTCCACAACCCCAGCCACCCCCGCCCTACTGGACGCCACCTCACGCTGA
- the cbfa2t3 gene encoding protein CBFA2T3 isoform X5 yields MSCEVYPEHQRKADLRAETSPASAFAPHVPTVTLISHRNPRDKRGAHQLQLGRFDSSLVNRSHYRYSEGSRVQTVGTMPDSPADVKTQPRSTPPAMPPPPPAVSQATNRNASFTPTTSKSMLNGSSHSPTSLNGAPSTPNGFSNGPAMSSTASLSNQQLPPACGARQLCKLKRFLTTLQQFGNDISPEIGERVRSLVLGLVNSTLTIEDFHSKLHEATNFPLRPFVIPFLKANLPLLQRELLHCARLAKQTPAQYLAQHEQLLLDANASSPLDSSEIMLEMNEHGKRRTPDRTKDSSERDGLHPEHLAKRPCTISPSQRFSPSTGLPAHPPPNGLPTHPPNGLSHPPNPQMGPQHYRLEDMALAHQYRDAYRHSERDRHRQTAVHGARQEEVIDHRLTDREWAEEWKHLDNLLNCIMDMVEKTRRSLTVLRRCQEADREEMNHWIRRYSDVEEMKKGGSNGLHCLPPSPLPPPSTHHSSSSNTANSSESLPVGTPSAAERQTGRQTEIHRDFLHRPPSGYLPEEIWRKAEEAVNEVKRQAMSELQKAVSDAERKAHEMISAERSKMERALAEAKRQASEDALTIINQQEDSSESCWNCGRKASETCSGCNTARYCGSFCQHKDWEKHHHVCGQGLQGLPGGGGVPLGTPSSSSSSSSLASSGAPPTHSESTPPGPLSLAVQSSITGGAGGGSASVSASPKESSSSSASRSTTPATPALLDATSR; encoded by the exons GTAGCAGAGTGCAAACAGTTGGCACAATGCCAGATTCACCTGCGGATGTGAAAACCCAGCCCAGGTCCACCCCACCCGCcatgcctcctccacctccagctgtcaGCCAAGCAACAAATCGCAATGCTTCATTTACCCCAACTACCAGTAAATCAA TGCTGAATGGGAGCAGTCACTCTCCTACATCGCTTAATGGTGCTCCATCCACTCCTAACGGCTTCAGTAATGGGCCGGCCATGTCCTCAACTGCCTCCCTTTCCAACCAGCAGCTCCCGCCAGCTTGCGGTGCCCGGCAGCTCTGCAAGTTGAAGCGCTTTCTGACCACACTGCAGCAGTTTGGCAACGACATATCGCCTGAGATCGGAGAGAGAGTGCGCAGCCTCGTGCTGGGGCTGGTG AACTCCACTCTCACCATCGAAGATTTTCACTCGAAACTCCACGAGGCCACCAACTTCCCTCTGAGACCATTCGTCATTCCCTTCCTGAAG GCAAACCTCCCCCTGCTGCAGAGAGAGCTGCTCCACTGCGCCCGGTTGGCCAAGCAGACTCCAGCTCAGTATCTGGCCCAGCAtgagcagcttctcctggaCGCCAATGCCAGCTCACCGCTTGACTCCTCTGAGATTATGTTGGAGATGAATGAGCACGGCAAGAGGAGGACCCCTGACAG GACCAAAGACAGCTCAGAGAGAGACGGATTGCACCCGGAGCACCTAGCTAAGAGGCCCTGCACCATCAGCCCCAGCCAGCGTTTTAGCCCCAGCACGGGTCTTCCTGCTCACCCGCCTCCCAACGGCCTCCCCACACACCCTCCGAATGGACTGTCCCACCCTCCCAACCCTCAGATGGGACCTCAGCACTACCGCTTAGAAGACATGGCCCTTGCACACCAGTACAGAGACGCCTACAGACACAGTGAACGAGACAGACACCGGCAGACAG CAGTGCATGGAGCCCGCCAAGAGGAGGTGATTGACCACCGTCTCACGGATCGAGAGTGGGCAGAGGAATGGAAGCACCTTGATAAT CTCTTGAACTGCATCATGGACATGGTAGAGAAGACGCGCCGCTCTCTGACAGTGCTGCGCCGCTGCCAGGAGGCCGACCGGGAGGAAATGAACCACTGGATCCGACGCTACAGCGACGTGGAAGAGATGAAAAAAGGTGGGAGCAACGGACTGCActgccttcctccttctcctcttcctcctccctctacTCACCACAGCTCCTCTTCCAACACAGCTAACAGCAGCGAGTCACTGCCCGTAGGAACGCCCTCGGCTGCCgaaaggcagacaggcagacagacag AGATCCACAGAGACTTCCTACACAGGCCTCCTTCGGGATACCTGCCAGAGGAAATCTGGAGGAAAGCTG AGGAGGCGGTGAACGAGGTTAAGCGGCAGGCGATGTCGGAGCTACAGAAAGCCGTCTCGGACGCTGAGAGGAAGGCTCACGAGATGATCTCGGCAGAGCGCTCAAAAATGGAACGGGCCCTGGCCGAGGCGAAGAGGCAAGCCTCGGAGGATGCACTTACAATCATCAACCAGCAGGAGGACTCCAGCGAA AGCTGCTGGAACTGCGGGAGGAAAGCCAGTGAGACGTGCAGCGGCTGCAACACAGCTCGTTACTGCGGCTCCTTCTGCCAGCACAAAGACTGGGAGAAGCACCACCACGTCTGCGGTCAGGGCCTGCAGGGGCTGCCGGGGGGCGGCGGCGTCCCCCTGggcaccccctcctcctcgtcctcctcaagCTCCCTGGCATCTTCCGGCGCGCCCCCCACTCACTCAGAGAGCACCCCTCCGGGACCCTTGTCCCTGGCAGTCCAGAGCAGCATCACGGGAGGGGCTGGCGGCGGCAGCGCCAGCGTCTCTGCCAGCCCGAAGGAGAGCAGTTCCAGCAGTGCCTCTCGCTCCACAACCCCAGCCACCCCCGCCCTACTGGACGCCACCTCACGCTGA
- the cbfa2t3 gene encoding protein CBFA2T3 isoform X9 → MPDSPADVKTQPRSTPPAMPPPPPAVSQATNRNASFTPTTSKSMLNGSSHSPTSLNGAPSTPNGFSNGPAMSSTASLSNQQLPPACGARQLCKLKRFLTTLQQFGNDISPEIGERVRSLVLGLVNSTLTIEDFHSKLHEATNFPLRPFVIPFLKANLPLLQRELLHCARLAKQTPAQYLAQHEQLLLDANASSPLDSSEIMLEMNEHGKRRTPDRTKDSSERDGLHPEHLAKRPCTISPSQRFSPSTGLPAHPPPNGLPTHPPNGLSHPPNPQMGPQHYRLEDMALAHQYRDAYRHSERDRHRQTAVHGARQEEVIDHRLTDREWAEEWKHLDNLLNCIMDMVEKTRRSLTVLRRCQEADREEMNHWIRRYSDVEEMKKGGSNGLHCLPPSPLPPPSTHHSSSSNTANSSESLPVGTPSAAERQTGRQTEIHRDFLHRPPSGYLPEEIWRKAGTTSIPLSPALKHLQNRQEEAVNEVKRQAMSELQKAVSDAERKAHEMISAERSKMERALAEAKRQASEDALTIINQQEDSSESHQSCWNCGRKASETCSGCNTARYCGSFCQHKDWEKHHHVCGQGLQGLPGGGGVPLGTPSSSSSSSSLASSGAPPTHSESTPPGPLSLAVQSSITGGAGGGSASVSASPKESSSSSASRSTTPATPALLDATSR, encoded by the exons ATGCCAGATTCACCTGCGGATGTGAAAACCCAGCCCAGGTCCACCCCACCCGCcatgcctcctccacctccagctgtcaGCCAAGCAACAAATCGCAATGCTTCATTTACCCCAACTACCAGTAAATCAA TGCTGAATGGGAGCAGTCACTCTCCTACATCGCTTAATGGTGCTCCATCCACTCCTAACGGCTTCAGTAATGGGCCGGCCATGTCCTCAACTGCCTCCCTTTCCAACCAGCAGCTCCCGCCAGCTTGCGGTGCCCGGCAGCTCTGCAAGTTGAAGCGCTTTCTGACCACACTGCAGCAGTTTGGCAACGACATATCGCCTGAGATCGGAGAGAGAGTGCGCAGCCTCGTGCTGGGGCTGGTG AACTCCACTCTCACCATCGAAGATTTTCACTCGAAACTCCACGAGGCCACCAACTTCCCTCTGAGACCATTCGTCATTCCCTTCCTGAAG GCAAACCTCCCCCTGCTGCAGAGAGAGCTGCTCCACTGCGCCCGGTTGGCCAAGCAGACTCCAGCTCAGTATCTGGCCCAGCAtgagcagcttctcctggaCGCCAATGCCAGCTCACCGCTTGACTCCTCTGAGATTATGTTGGAGATGAATGAGCACGGCAAGAGGAGGACCCCTGACAG GACCAAAGACAGCTCAGAGAGAGACGGATTGCACCCGGAGCACCTAGCTAAGAGGCCCTGCACCATCAGCCCCAGCCAGCGTTTTAGCCCCAGCACGGGTCTTCCTGCTCACCCGCCTCCCAACGGCCTCCCCACACACCCTCCGAATGGACTGTCCCACCCTCCCAACCCTCAGATGGGACCTCAGCACTACCGCTTAGAAGACATGGCCCTTGCACACCAGTACAGAGACGCCTACAGACACAGTGAACGAGACAGACACCGGCAGACAG CAGTGCATGGAGCCCGCCAAGAGGAGGTGATTGACCACCGTCTCACGGATCGAGAGTGGGCAGAGGAATGGAAGCACCTTGATAAT CTCTTGAACTGCATCATGGACATGGTAGAGAAGACGCGCCGCTCTCTGACAGTGCTGCGCCGCTGCCAGGAGGCCGACCGGGAGGAAATGAACCACTGGATCCGACGCTACAGCGACGTGGAAGAGATGAAAAAAGGTGGGAGCAACGGACTGCActgccttcctccttctcctcttcctcctccctctacTCACCACAGCTCCTCTTCCAACACAGCTAACAGCAGCGAGTCACTGCCCGTAGGAACGCCCTCGGCTGCCgaaaggcagacaggcagacagacag AGATCCACAGAGACTTCCTACACAGGCCTCCTTCGGGATACCTGCCAGAGGAAATCTGGAGGAAAGCTG GTACCACAAGCATCCCGCTCTCCCCAGCATTAAAGCACCTTCAAAACAGGCAGG AGGAGGCGGTGAACGAGGTTAAGCGGCAGGCGATGTCGGAGCTACAGAAAGCCGTCTCGGACGCTGAGAGGAAGGCTCACGAGATGATCTCGGCAGAGCGCTCAAAAATGGAACGGGCCCTGGCCGAGGCGAAGAGGCAAGCCTCGGAGGATGCACTTACAATCATCAACCAGCAGGAGGACTCCAGCGAA TCTCACCAGAGCTGCTGGAACTGCGGGAGGAAAGCCAGTGAGACGTGCAGCGGCTGCAACACAGCTCGTTACTGCGGCTCCTTCTGCCAGCACAAAGACTGGGAGAAGCACCACCACGTCTGCGGTCAGGGCCTGCAGGGGCTGCCGGGGGGCGGCGGCGTCCCCCTGggcaccccctcctcctcgtcctcctcaagCTCCCTGGCATCTTCCGGCGCGCCCCCCACTCACTCAGAGAGCACCCCTCCGGGACCCTTGTCCCTGGCAGTCCAGAGCAGCATCACGGGAGGGGCTGGCGGCGGCAGCGCCAGCGTCTCTGCCAGCCCGAAGGAGAGCAGTTCCAGCAGTGCCTCTCGCTCCACAACCCCAGCCACCCCCGCCCTACTGGACGCCACCTCACGCTGA